TAAAAAGCCGCGGACCTGCCTGTGCGTTGCACGCAGACAGGTGGTTTTTTTACGACCCTGTCAATAGAAACTACGCGGTGGCGGGTATACCCGCAGGAACGTCGGCGGTGGGTTCTGAGGCAGGCAGCCTGGCACCCGCAAATGCGTGGGTAATGGACACCGCAGGGCACTGGGTGCAGTCCAGGCACCGGATGCAGTTGTGGTTGTTAGCGTCCTTGTATATAGGTATGTCCATTGGGCAAATGCGGGTGCACTTGTCGCAATGGGAACATTCGGCCTCGTTCCAGGCCAATCTGAGAATGCTGATCCGGTTGAAAAGTGAATAGATTGCCCCCAGCGGGCAGGCGACCCTGCAGAACGGTCTCTTTGCAACAGCCGCCAGGCTCACCACCGCTATGAGAATGGCGATCTTGACCCAGAAAAGCTCATGGATCATCGCACGGATCTCCGGGTTAATGGTGACCCAGGGCAGCCCGCCGATAAGGGTTCCCACGGGACATAGTTTGGAAAACCAGGGCTGCAGCGTGTAGAACGGAATAATGATTGCCAACCCCACGAGAGAGGCATACTTGAGGTAGGTCATCCAGGATGGGATTCTGATCTTGAACGAACGGAATTTGTAGAGCAGGTCCTGGAGAAAACCGAATGGGCAGAGGGTGCCGCAGGCCATCCTGCCGACGCTCATGCTGAGGGTGACGAAAAGTCCGGTAAAATACACCGGCACGGACCTGATTATTACAAAATGCTGGAGGGTTCCGATGGGGCAGGCAAAAAGGGACCCGGGACAGGCATAGCAGTTGAGGGTCGGCACACAGAACCCTTTTGATTGCCCCTGCCAGAGAGCCCCGGGAGGTTTGAATCCACCCAAGTAGGCGTTGGTCACCCCCACGCCCAGAACAGACTGAAACAATCTCCTGAAAAGGAACCTATGCATCTCTCTCCCCGTTTTTCTTTCCGTGCCAGGAAACCCTACCTGAACGCCGGGGAAGCGTAGCACAATTAGTTGCCAATCTCAAATTCTAAAGATAGTGGATTCGCAAAAAGTCCTTTGAGCAGAATGTGCGGGAAGTGTGCTTCCATGGGTAGAGGGGAACTCGGTGTATTGACCTCACCCCCCTGATTTACCACCGAACAAATAAAAAATAGTTGACAACCACGGGAACAATCACTACTTATCAACGAAACAATTGATTTGGGAGATTCAAAGGAGCCATAATCGATGGGAAGGGGAGACACGGATATGCCCTAGTGAATACCGAAACACCCTTTAACCTGACATTCCAGGACACGCAGCCGTTCCTCACGGTTTTTCCGTTTTTCGTCCCTTTTTCCGTCCCTGTTTCCAGTACATCCGATACCAAGGGCCTCGGTGCCGCGACATTCCGAAAGCCTGCCGGGGATACCGCCGACTCTTCGCCTCTCACACTGACTCTCACACTGACAAGGTATAGTGGCATCCCCGCGACCGTAAAACCGACGGCTGGACTCACCGGGATTATTTTTCGTAGCGTCGTAAAAAATCTATCCATGGTTTTTTATTCTACAGAAAGTGAAAAATGTAATTTTTTCAAAGGAGGGCCAGTTTTCCATGAAAAAATCTAACTGGAGAACCCTGCTGGTGATTTTTCTCGTTCTCGGAGGGGTCGGATATCTGATCTTCAGCGGGGTGTCAGAGACAGGGGTTTACTACCGGACCGTCAGCGAGGTACTTGACCAGTTGAAAGCGAAAGACAGCGGTCCCATAAGGGTCAGCGGCGAGGTCGTGGACAATACCATTGACTACAACCAGACCGACATGCTCCTTTCCTTCGCCATTCGCGACCCGAAAGATAGTTCCAAAACCATCCGGGCAGTGTACAAGGGCGTAGCTCCGGACGCCTTCAAGGCCGACATCGAAGTGGTCCTGGAAGGCAAATACGACCGCGCCAACAACACCCTCCACGCAACCATGCTACTCGCAAAATGCCCTTCAAAATATGTCGCTGAAGACAGTTCACTTTAGGAGATTGTATGGTATCTATCGGAAACTATTCTCAGCTTCTGGCGCTCTTCTTCTCGCTGGCGGCCATAGCGCTCCTCCTGGCCGGCATCATGAAAAACGATTTTCGCCTTATCCTGAGTGGGAGGAGGGCCCTCGTTACCATAGCATTTTTCACCACCACGGCCTCTATCGCCCTGGTCTATTTGTTCCTTACGAACAATTTTCAGGTGGAATATGTGGCATCCTATTCCGATCGGGCGCTTCCCCTGTTTTACAAGATCACCGCCTTCTGGGCCGGGCAGAAAGGCTCCCTGCTCTTCTGGGCATGGGTTCTGAGCCTGTTCAGCGCCATAGTCGCCTACAACACGAGGAAGGAGATCGACAGTAAAGCAACCCCCTTTATCTATACGGTACTTGCAGCTACCATGGTATTTTTTATTGCCCTGATCACGTTTGTGACAAACCCTTTCGATCTCCTCAGATTCATTCCACCCGATGGGAAAGGGCTTAACCCCATGCTCCAGAATCCGGGGATGATCTTCCATCCCCCCACCCTTTTCCTTGGGTACGTGGGCTTCACCATACCATTCGCCTATGCCATCGCGGCGATGGTGTCGGGGGATCTCGACGAATCATGGCTTAAGAAGATCCGCGTCTGGAACATCCTCGCCTGGGTTTTCCTGACCATAGGAATCATCCTGGGCGGTCAGTGGGCTTACGTCGAACTGGGATGGGGCGGGTACTGGGCATGGGACCCGGTTGAGAATGCCTCCTTCATCCCATGGCTCGTCGCCACGGCATTTATCCACACCGCCATAATCCAGGAGAGGAGGAACATCATGAAGGTGTGGAATATGACGCTCGTCCTCCTGACCTTTGTCCTGTGCCTCTTCGGGACCTATCTCGTCAGAAGCGGGATTCTCCAGTCCGTCCACGATTTCGGCGCAACGGGCCTTGGAGGCTATTTCCTTGTGTTCATGGGGGTCGTCCTCATCGGCGGCTTTTCCCTTATCGCGTCAAACTACCATAATCTAAGATCAGAAAAGGTCCTGGAATCCTATCTGTCAAGGGAGAGTACCTTCCTGTTCAACAACGTCATCCTCCTGGCCCTGGCTTTCTCCACCCTGTTCGGAACGTTGTTTCCCCTACTCTCCGAGGCTGTCACGGGCAACAAGATCACCGTCAGCATGCCCTTTTTCAATCGGGTAAATACGCCTCTCTTCCTGGCCCTCCTTCTTGTCACCGGCCTGTGTCCTCTCATCGGCTGGAGAAAGGCCTCCGCGGACAATCTGAAAAAGAACTTCATGCTCCCATTTCTGATGATGATCACGGGCATGGTCGTTCTCATAGTCGCAGGGATAAGGGAATTCTATCCGCTGGTCGCTTTCTCCCTCTCCATCTTCGTAGCCGTGACAATCCTGAGGGAGTTCTGGACCGGCACCAAAGCGAGGGGAAAGCTGAAGGGTGAACCGCTGATAATCGCCTTCCCTCGCCTTCTCTGGAAGATGAGGAGACGATACGGGGGATTTATTGCGCACCTCGGCCTTGTGCTTATGGTCATCGGCATCACCGCATCGAATGCCTACAAGCTTGAAAACCAGGCCACGCTCACCAAGGGACAAGCCCTGAATATTGGCGCCTACAGCCTGCGCTACGACAGGATTGGGAAATGGCATGAATGGAACAGGGAGGTCTACGCGGCCACGTTGTCGGTATTCAAAAACGGTGTCTCCCTGGGAACCATCAAGCCGGAGAAGAGATTTTACGTCAACGCCGAACAACCTACCACTGAGGTCAGCCTCAGATCTACCCTGCTGGAGGACCTGTACGTAACCATGCCTGCCATAGGTAAAAACTGGGAGATCACCTTGAAAGTCATGGTGAACCCGCTGCTGAAGTGGGTGTGGATAGGAGGTTTTACAATGATCTTAGGTGGACTGATCGCCATTATTCCAGGGAGAAAAAGAAGGGAGAGTTCCCATGACATCCTGTAAAACGAATCTGCCGGCCATATGTACACTATTGATGGCGCTGGCCCTTCCTACATCCGCTTTGGCACTCACATCCTCGGAGGTTGAGAGTGAACTCATGTGTACCTGCGGATGCTCCATGGTCCTCAACACCTGCTCCTGCGGGACCGCGGACCAGATGAGAAAAACCATCAGCACCATGATCCGGGAGGGTAAAACCAAGAAACAGATCATCAATGGGTTCGTGCTGGAAGCGGGTGATTCCATCCTCTCTTCACCACCCCGGAAGGGATTTAACATGGTTGCCTATGCGGCACCGGTCGTAGGTCTCGCTTTCGGGGGTCTCATAGCCGTGATTTTCGTCAGAAGGTGGACTACTTCATCAGGCAGTGACGCGGAAGATCGGGAAGACGGGGGCACAGAGGGCGGCGTGGACCTCATTACCGATGAGATGCAGAAAAAAATCGATGAGGAACTCAGGAAAATCGAGGAGGACTGACAGATGGTTATGGCTTTTACCGCAGTTATCTTTCTGGCCGCCCTTTACTATACACTTTCCCCTTTGAGGGAAGGGAAAACGGCATGGTTAGACAGAGAAAATCCCGCTGATAAACATCTGAGCGCCCTTGAGACTCAAAAGAGAATATACCTGAAGGCACTAAAAGATATCGAGTTCGAACACGCTACAGGCAAGATCAACGATGGCGATTACACCGATCTTAGAGGTCACTACCGACGGGAGGTTTCGGGCATCCTCGAGGAAATTGAGGGCCTGGGAGACGGGAATATGGGCAAGCCGGCCGAGATTGACCACGTGGATGACGACCCCCCCCCGGATGATTCGGGAGGGATTGAGAATTCCGGGGGGCCGGATCAGATAGATGACTTTGATGATGATTATGACGAGGGTCCTGAAGATGAAGATGAGGAGGAATATTTCGCCCCCATAAAGACAGGGAATCGGGAGCGGGAAATCCGCCTGATCTGGAACCGTAAAGGGGTGATCCTCTCCCTGGCCGGGATTTCACTTGCCCTCGTCGGCTTTCTGTTCTTTTCAGGCAGCTCCAAAAGGGCAGGAAATACCAATCCTCCAGCTTCTGCCGGGTACGGCAACACCCCGGCGGCCGTAACTCCCCCCACCGAAACCGGGCTCAAACAACTCATCGAATACGTTCAGAAGAACCCATGGAACGTAATGGCGCTTTCAACCCTGGGCGGATATTACATGGACCATGACAAGCCCATGAAGGCGCTTGGGCTTTTCGAGAGGGCCGAACAGAACAGCCCGGAAAACATCTCTGTTCTCGACCAACTCGGTCTGCTCTACCGGAAGATCGGAGATGTGGACCGGGCGGTGGAAAAGCTGGAAAAGGCGCATAAAATAGCCCCCGATAATCCCGAGCCCACCCTGCACCTGGGCCAGATTTATCTGAACGAAAAAAATGACTCCGCCAAGGCACTGATACTCTTCAGGGAGGTCCTGGCCAAGGACCCGGACGGTGACATGGGAAAAGCTGCTGCCGTGGAGATTAAAAAGCTTGGTGGGTAATATGGAACCAGGCAATCGGCACGCATGATGCTTTAAAAAACGCTGAGTTTGGCATCACCCCTTAAACCCTTTTGAGGATGATTTTTTACAACCCTATCAAACAAGGAGGTACCAAAAGATGAAGTGGAAAGTATTGATGGTCGCGGCACTGAGCCTGTTGGTCGTTGGCGGAGGCTACGGCATCGCGAGGGCACACAGCGGGAACATCGGCAGTCCGATGGGTTATGGTCACATGATGGGCGACTTCGCCGGTGACGAACATCCCTGCTCGAACAACTCGGATGAGGCCTCCTCAGTGCAGGTCACCAAGGAGGAAGCCGGAAGCATCGTGGCTTACAAGCTCCGCCGCTCCAACCCCAGGCTCAAAGTAGGCAAGGTGCTGGAAACCGAAGACGGATTTGAGGTTCAGGTGGTCACAAAGAAAGGCGAAGCCCTGGTTGATCGCCTGCTCGTCAGCAAGGACACCGGCGATATCTACAGGATCAAGGAGTAAAACACCCCGATCTTCCGCCGGCCCCCCGGAGACCGGGGACGGAAGGTTGCCCCTCTGTCTCCGGGGGGCGCCGGTCAAAAAAACCCAACCAACGGAAGGAAAAGGAAAATGGCAAGGCACTACATGTGGGGCGTTGCCGGGTCAGCCGGCATTCTCTCGCTCTACTTTGCCATCCTGACCCTCTCGAACTCCCTGAGCCACGCTGTTGAGGAACTCGGGGTTATCGGGGGCTGGATCGCCCTGCTGACCATTGGATTCGGGATCCAGTCGGGGCTCTTCTCCTTCATTCGGGAAATGATCAAGGAACGTGCCGGAGCAAAAGCTACAGCCTCAATGGCCGCAGCCGGCGGAATGGGCGGATCAAGTGACATGGGTATGACCGGCACCCGCAGCGGTACGGATTCCGACCGATCCTCGATGTGGGACGAGGGTTCAATGCCCATGATGTCCTCCGGGACAATGAACAGCGGGGACGCCGTCATAGACCTCAGGCCTGTACGGTATCACGATGGGATGATGGAGGTCGCATTCAAGGCCAACACCCATTCGGTTGCGCTGGAAAACTATAACTTCACGGATCACGCCGAGCTGGAGTTCAACGGCCACACCTATCGCCCGGTACGGAGTGATCGGATGAGAGGACACCACAACGGTGGAAAGATGATCTTCGAGGTCAGCGAGAGACCGGAACATTTCCGGATAATAATCAAGGGCATACCCGGTCCCGCGGAACGGGTCTATGAGTGGTAGCAGTCCAAACCTCACCCCCACTTCGCGAGTGTTCCATCCCAATACACGAAAGAGACGCAACGTCAGGCTAGGGGTCACCCTGTTGTTTCTGACTGCCCTGATGGCTGTTTTCCTCTCAGCATGCGGGAAGAATGCCGACTCCTCGGAGATTAATAACTCAGGAAAAATCGTTGCAGAAAGTGACCTGGAGTATGATTTGGGGCAGATCAATATCAAGGGAGGGGTTGTTCGGCATACCTTTGAGCTTAGGAACCGGGGAGAGAAGGACCTTGTTCTCAAAGGAGCCTTCACCTCCTGTGCATGCACCACGGCATCTATCGAGCTGTCCGATGGTCGAATCCTGGGGAAATTCGGGGAAAGGCTATCAAAATCACCGCCCCAGGCGATCAAACCGGGAGAAAGTTTCAAAGTCCATGTGGATTTCGATCCTCTCTTTCATGGCGAAAACGGTGTCGGTCCTGTTACAAGGAGTGTCTTTCTGATTACCAGCGCTCCGGCGGATGGTAACCTCTCAACGCCTATGCCGATTGTCAAGGATGGCACGGTTACAACCATTCGCATCACCGGGACCGTTGTATACGCTGATGATTTCAGAAAGACCGGCTCGGAGAATGCGGGCGGCGATTTTGCAGCGGTCCTTGGCGACTTCAGGTTTACCGAGAAAGAGTATGACTTCGGTGTTATCAAACAAAGTCAGGGCATCGTCAGACACGAATTCCCATTCATCTATGTCGGGGGTGAACCGGTGACCATCACCGGCACACCCACGAGCTGCGGCTGCACACGGGCCTACGCCACGAAAACGAAGCTCAAACCGGGAGAGAAAGGGGTCCTCGTCGTTGAATTCGATCCAAATTTTCACGAAGAACCGAAAGGCAGATTTTTCAGGACCATCACCCTTCTCACCAACCCGGCCCGCAAGGAAAGAGCGGAGTTGAAGATATGGACTCAGATCGACCTGGACATCGGCCCCAAAGTCTATAAATTTCAGGAACACGACGAGGAAGAGGAAATGGAAGGTCCTGCAAAGGATATTTCGATGACATTGAGCGAAGGAGAAAAGGAAAATTGCACCCTGAACTGTTAACAATCGGCCCGCTGACCATTCACACCTACGGAGTATTCTACGCCCTGGGAATCCTGACCGCCATTTTCCTGGCCGAGTATCTGTATCAGAAGAATGGTGGAAAAGCAGGAACCTTCCAGGACATGGGATTTTTTGTCGTAATCGGAATCCTGGTGGGGGCCAGGGCCCTTTTCATACTGGTTAACCTGGAATATTTCCTGAAAACTCCACTGGATGTTTTCAAGATCTGGAACGGAGGCCTGGTTTTCTACGGTGGCCTGATAGGAGGGTCACTGGCCTTTATTCTGACGGCCAAGGTGAAACGCCTCGATCTATGGCCTCTCGCGGATACCGTGGCTCCGGCCGTTGCTCTCGGACACGCAATAGGCCGAATCGGGTGCTTTTTCGCCGGGTCATGCTACGGCACTCCTACGACCGTGCCCTGGGCGGTTACATTTACCGATCCCAGATCGTTGGCAACAGGAGTACTCGGTGTTCCCGTCCATCCCACACAACTGTATGCGTCGGCC
This bacterium BMS3Abin14 DNA region includes the following protein-coding sequences:
- a CDS encoding cytochrome C biogenesis protein translates to MTSCKTNLPAICTLLMALALPTSALALTSSEVESELMCTCGCSMVLNTCSCGTADQMRKTISTMIREGKTKKQIINGFVLEAGDSILSSPPRKGFNMVAYAAPVVGLAFGGLIAVIFVRRWTTSSGSDAEDREDGGTEGGVDLITDEMQKKIDEELRKIEED
- the lgt_1 gene encoding prolipoprotein diacylglyceryl transferase, translated to MHPELLTIGPLTIHTYGVFYALGILTAIFLAEYLYQKNGGKAGTFQDMGFFVVIGILVGARALFILVNLEYFLKTPLDVFKIWNGGLVFYGGLIGGSLAFILTAKVKRLDLWPLADTVAPAVALGHAIGRIGCFFAGSCYGTPTTVPWAVTFTDPRSLATGVLGVPVHPTQLYASALLLLLTVVLLRIRSHARFPGQVITSYGAMYGIIRFGLEFLRGDPRGSVEILGATLSTSQAISLIIVPLSLAGYVYLSQRSLMRRARPVLGIRS
- the ccmF_1 gene encoding cytochrome c-type biogenesis protein CcmF, encoding MVSIGNYSQLLALFFSLAAIALLLAGIMKNDFRLILSGRRALVTIAFFTTTASIALVYLFLTNNFQVEYVASYSDRALPLFYKITAFWAGQKGSLLFWAWVLSLFSAIVAYNTRKEIDSKATPFIYTVLAATMVFFIALITFVTNPFDLLRFIPPDGKGLNPMLQNPGMIFHPPTLFLGYVGFTIPFAYAIAAMVSGDLDESWLKKIRVWNILAWVFLTIGIILGGQWAYVELGWGGYWAWDPVENASFIPWLVATAFIHTAIIQERRNIMKVWNMTLVLLTFVLCLFGTYLVRSGILQSVHDFGATGLGGYFLVFMGVVLIGGFSLIASNYHNLRSEKVLESYLSRESTFLFNNVILLALAFSTLFGTLFPLLSEAVTGNKITVSMPFFNRVNTPLFLALLLVTGLCPLIGWRKASADNLKKNFMLPFLMMITGMVVLIVAGIREFYPLVAFSLSIFVAVTILREFWTGTKARGKLKGEPLIIAFPRLLWKMRRRYGGFIAHLGLVLMVIGITASNAYKLENQATLTKGQALNIGAYSLRYDRIGKWHEWNREVYAATLSVFKNGVSLGTIKPEKRFYVNAEQPTTEVSLRSTLLEDLYVTMPAIGKNWEITLKVMVNPLLKWVWIGGFTMILGGLIAIIPGRKRRESSHDIL
- a CDS encoding cytochrome c-type biogenesis protein CcmE, which gives rise to MKKSNWRTLLVIFLVLGGVGYLIFSGVSETGVYYRTVSEVLDQLKAKDSGPIRVSGEVVDNTIDYNQTDMLLSFAIRDPKDSSKTIRAVYKGVAPDAFKADIEVVLEGKYDRANNTLHATMLLAKCPSKYVAEDSSL
- the yccM_1 gene encoding putative electron transport protein YccM, whose protein sequence is MHRFLFRRLFQSVLGVGVTNAYLGGFKPPGALWQGQSKGFCVPTLNCYACPGSLFACPIGTLQHFVIIRSVPVYFTGLFVTLSMSVGRMACGTLCPFGFLQDLLYKFRSFKIRIPSWMTYLKYASLVGLAIIIPFYTLQPWFSKLCPVGTLIGGLPWVTINPEIRAMIHELFWVKIAILIAVVSLAAVAKRPFCRVACPLGAIYSLFNRISILRLAWNEAECSHCDKCTRICPMDIPIYKDANNHNCIRCLDCTQCPAVSITHAFAGARLPASEPTADVPAGIPATA
- a CDS encoding tetratricopeptide repeat protein, translated to MVMAFTAVIFLAALYYTLSPLREGKTAWLDRENPADKHLSALETQKRIYLKALKDIEFEHATGKINDGDYTDLRGHYRREVSGILEEIEGLGDGNMGKPAEIDHVDDDPPPDDSGGIENSGGPDQIDDFDDDYDEGPEDEDEEEYFAPIKTGNREREIRLIWNRKGVILSLAGISLALVGFLFFSGSSKRAGNTNPPASAGYGNTPAAVTPPTETGLKQLIEYVQKNPWNVMALSTLGGYYMDHDKPMKALGLFERAEQNSPENISVLDQLGLLYRKIGDVDRAVEKLEKAHKIAPDNPEPTLHLGQIYLNEKNDSAKALILFREVLAKDPDGDMGKAAAVEIKKLGG